A part of Arthrobacter sp. MN05-02 genomic DNA contains:
- a CDS encoding transcriptional regulator has product MVAKMRKGERREQLLAVAGSIIDTGGVDALTLGRLAEQAGITKPVVYDHFASRSALLVALYRELDAQQTEKLKRYLGDAEASLHGQAAAIARAHVECVVEHGRDVAGILGALEGSPALEKLKHETEGSYLESCRNALSVFARGGKVSTATMTAILGAAEALSQAASRQSLLPEDAITELTRIIVLTTT; this is encoded by the coding sequence ATGGTCGCAAAGATGCGCAAGGGCGAGCGACGGGAGCAGTTGTTGGCCGTCGCCGGGTCCATCATTGACACCGGCGGTGTGGATGCTTTGACCCTCGGTCGCCTTGCTGAGCAGGCCGGCATCACCAAACCCGTGGTGTACGACCACTTCGCTTCACGCTCTGCCCTCCTGGTAGCCCTCTACCGTGAACTCGACGCTCAACAAACTGAGAAGCTCAAACGCTACCTCGGTGACGCTGAAGCTTCCCTGCACGGGCAGGCCGCCGCGATCGCCCGGGCCCATGTGGAGTGCGTCGTCGAGCACGGGCGTGACGTCGCCGGCATCCTCGGTGCGCTCGAAGGGTCGCCAGCCCTTGAGAAGCTCAAGCACGAGACTGAGGGTTCGTACCTCGAGTCATGCCGCAATGCGTTAAGCGTTTTCGCACGCGGCGGCAAGGTCTCGACCGCCACCATGACTGCAATCCTCGGAGCCGCGGAAGCACTCTCCCAGGCGGCATCACGCCAGTCACTGCTACCAGAAGACGCCATCACTGAACTCACCAGGATCATCGTCCTTACCACTACCTGA
- a CDS encoding NAD(P)H dehydrogenase, protein MVTAALIVIAHPDQQSLAHYVAKELQRTLVRHGVSSEIADLTAENFDPRFTYADRSSYQQVTPIPGDVIAEQERLDRVDHVFLVFPVYWWSMPALLKGWIDRVFINGWAFEQTEGGSLTPKLSRLSMNLIPIAGSDAGAYERHGYHASISAQIEHGIIDFCGAKRGATTYLYESETKQSSAITDEVNQLVQDIVTRTTPQPLNCTPSPHR, encoded by the coding sequence ATGGTGACCGCAGCACTGATCGTCATCGCGCATCCGGATCAACAGTCGTTGGCTCATTATGTGGCGAAGGAGCTCCAAAGAACGCTCGTGCGGCACGGAGTTTCGAGTGAGATCGCGGATCTCACCGCGGAGAACTTCGATCCGCGATTCACCTACGCCGACCGCTCGTCGTATCAGCAGGTCACACCTATTCCCGGGGACGTAATCGCTGAACAAGAGCGTCTTGATCGGGTCGATCATGTGTTCCTCGTGTTCCCGGTCTACTGGTGGTCGATGCCTGCCCTCCTCAAGGGATGGATTGATCGTGTGTTCATCAACGGCTGGGCCTTCGAACAAACCGAAGGAGGTTCCTTGACGCCGAAGCTGAGCCGACTATCCATGAACCTCATCCCCATCGCGGGAAGTGACGCCGGCGCGTACGAGCGGCATGGCTACCACGCTTCAATCAGCGCACAGATTGAGCACGGAATCATCGACTTCTGCGGGGCCAAACGTGGCGCGACCACCTATCTGTATGAATCCGAAACGAAACAGTCATCAGCCATCACAGATGAGGTGAACCAACTTGTCCAGGACATTGTCACAAGAACGACCCCACAACCCCTGAACTGCACGCCCTCGCCGCACCGGTGA
- a CDS encoding DNA invertase encodes MDEGVGLGSVGYARVSTLEQNADLQHAALTAAGCDRIFTDHGVSGTRASRPELDKLLDHLRKGDEVVVWKLDRLGRNTRNLLALIDDLERRGVHFRSVTEGISTTGPMGRAMLTVMSAFAQLERDQLAERTRAGMAVAAEHGRRAGRREVTAEHVKVKRARDLKAQGLAPADIGKIIGVSRATVYRYFSLGANETS; translated from the coding sequence GTGGATGAGGGGGTCGGGTTGGGAAGTGTTGGGTACGCGAGGGTCAGCACGTTGGAGCAGAACGCCGACTTGCAGCACGCCGCCCTCACTGCGGCTGGTTGCGATCGGATCTTCACCGATCACGGGGTGAGCGGAACGCGGGCCAGTCGGCCAGAGTTGGACAAGCTTCTCGATCATCTCCGGAAAGGGGATGAGGTGGTGGTGTGGAAGTTGGACCGGTTGGGGCGTAATACCCGTAACCTGCTGGCCCTCATCGATGACCTAGAGCGCCGGGGCGTTCATTTTCGCAGTGTTACCGAGGGCATCAGTACTACCGGTCCTATGGGCAGGGCGATGCTGACGGTGATGTCGGCATTCGCGCAGCTCGAGCGCGACCAGCTCGCCGAGCGGACCCGGGCTGGCATGGCCGTGGCCGCCGAGCACGGGCGGAGAGCCGGTCGTAGGGAGGTGACCGCCGAGCATGTAAAGGTGAAGCGTGCACGGGACCTCAAGGCCCAGGGGTTGGCGCCGGCGGATATCGGGAAGATCATCGGGGTTAGCCGGGCAACGGTGTATCGGTATTTCAGTCTGGGAGCGAACGAAACGTCCTGA